The Deinococcus radiopugnans ATCC 19172 DNA window CGTGGGTCACCCCCCCATTCGGCATGGGACTCAGCGGGGTCCAGACGTTGGTAGCCGGATCGTACCGCTGGGCGCGGTCTGTGGGGACGCAGCAGCTCTTGAGGCTGTCGAAGCCGCCGAACACGTACAGTTGGCCGCCCACCACTCTGCCCTGCGCCTCGGCCACCGTATTGGGCTGTGGCTTGATTGACGTGTACTGATAGGTGTTGACGGGTGGCACAGTAAGCTGGCAGCTGAGCTTGGCATTGGCCCAGTCGGCGTGATCGTACTCGAAGCCGTCGCCCGCATCCGTGACCACCAGCTTCAGCTCATTCACACCCGTAAGCGGGACAGAGAGCAACTCGCCCTCATCCATTCCCGTCAATTTGACGGGTTTTGTCAGCGGTTTTTCGTCCCCGAACACCTGGAACACCACGCTGCCCTTTGCTCCTACCGCCGCATCGATGCCTACCGTGGCGCTGAACGTCGAGCAACTCCCGTTCAGCGCGTACGTAAGTTGGCTGTTCGCATGAACCCCGATCCCTTTGGCAAAAGTCTGATTGCCGATCTTGAGCGGCCCACCGTCGCCGGGCTGCTCACTACCGTTGCTCCGGTCCAGCCCGATAGGCCCCCAGGCATTGCTGGCGGCGGTGTACCCCACCTCCGACAGAAAGTTCTCGCCGCTCCGAATCGGCTTGCTGCCCGATTGATTGCCGTCTGTCCAGGGATGCGTCGCCCCGCCCGCATACGGATTCTCCGGCCCCGTGGGTTCGGGCTTTGGGGAGTCTGGCGACGAGCAGCCGATCAGTAAGCCCATCCCCAGCAGGATGAGGCCCAGTTCTTTCAGTCGCGTTCTCTTTGGTGCGGTGTTCATCGCTTTTCTCCCCCTCCCGTTCCCGACGTCATGAGCGTGACCGGCACTACGTGGCTGAGGCACTGTCGCAGCCCCCGGTCATTGACGGCATTCCTCAGCGCAAGATCTCAATGCCCGCAATGGAAGGATAATCCACCGAGGCACTCAGGTTCAGGGTCAGCAGCCCACCGGTCACGTTCGTATTGACCGTCTTGATCAGCGCCGTGTTGCCGCCGCCCGCGTCCTTGACGATGTCCAGATTGGGCAACACCTTCTGGCCCTCCACCGTCACGTCGAAGATCCGTTTGCCAATCTCGGTATGCGCCAGATCCGCGAAATGCAGCTTGAGCGTGTGCGGCCCGTTTTCCAGCGGGAGATTGAAACTGATCTGCCTCTGTGCCTGCGGCACGTTGCCCACATTGCCGCGATAGCTGCGGTACAGATCATCGAAGTCGGTCTTGAGGATATCGAGGCCCGGATTGGGACCGCCCGCCGGCTCGTCCTTGGCTGTCGTGGGGGTGAACAGCGCGTAACCGTTGCGGTCCCGGTCCGAGACCCACACATTGCCCGCAGGATCGGTGATCTTGGCCCCGTTGCCCGCCAGACCGACGTTGATCAGAATGGGCGCGGGCTTCAGGTTACTGATCAGGTAGATGTTGTCGTTGTAGTCGTAGTTGATGCCCGAGTAATCCATGATCAGCAGGTAGGTGTCGGGCATGACGTTGCCACTCGGGTCCTTGGCCTTGAAGAACCGCACATGCTGGCCGCAGGGGTCTTGGCACTTGTTGTTCCGGTCTTTGGTCTGATCGTTCAACGTCGGGTCGCTGTTCTCGCTGTCCACCTTAAACCCGAACGTCTGCGCCGACGGCGTGAAGCTGACTACCGCCAGTTCTTCCGAACCGTCCCTGCGCGGCAGGACCGACTGGGCGTCTACACCCTTCTGGATCAGGACGGTATTGCTGTCAGATGCACCCTTGGTAAACCAGCGCAACTTCGCGGCGTCCCCCTGGGTGTGGTAGGCGGCCAGCTGCTGAACGGTCACGGGCTTGCCGGCATCGGCCCGCTGCCAGTACGGGGCAATGACCTCGTCGCCCTGCGGAGTCACCCTGCCTTTCTGGTTGATTCCGTCTGAGGCATTGTTGTCCTTGCTGGGCGCAAAGACAGTCTTGAAGCCGAACGCGGTCTGAACGATGTCTTCCAGGTACGGCTCCCGGTTGTTCTCGGATTCGCTCTGCCACAGCCCGGCCAGCTGGATGGACTGGCCGGATGCGGTCTGGCCGTCAACGGCCACGCCCACGCTGCCCGAATGGAACTTGCCGCTCTGCGCGACGAAACGCAGCCGGACGTCCAGAGAACTTCCAGGGGCAATGGTGGCTGGGAAAGACTGCCCGGAATCCAGTGTCCAGGGACCTGTGATGGGCAGACCGGTGATCTTCAGCGGCGTGCTGCCGGTGTTCCTGACGCGCACGGTGGCGCGGTCGTGCACGCCGTTGGCGGGCGGACTGCTCAGCGAGCCGATGCGGCTGAACACCATGCGGTCCGCGAAGGGGCCGCCGTCGCGGCTCTCCAGCGCCACATTGAAATTGGCGGGGGGCGGGTCCGGGGGAAGTTTGCAACTCAGTTTGGCGTCGGCCCAGTCGGCGTGATCGTACGCGATGTCGTCGCCCGCATCCGTCACCAGCTTCAGCTGATTCACCCCCGCCACCGACTTCGAGAACGACTGCGCCGCACTCGTCCCCGTCATCAGGCCGCTGTCGAACAGCAGCTTGCCATCGCCGAACACCTGGAAGACCACACTGCCCTTGGCCCCCACCTCCGCGTCGATGCCCACCGTGGCACTAAATGTCGAGCAACTCCCGTTCAGCGCGTACGTAAGTTGGCTGTTCGCATGAACCCCGATCCCTTTGGCAAAAGTCTGATTGCCGATCTTGAGCGGCCCACCGTCATCAGGCTTCTCACTGCCGTTGCTCCGGTCCAGCTCGATAGGCCCCCAGGCGTTGCTGGCGACGGTGTACCCCACCTCCGACAGAACGTTCTCGCCGCTCCGGATCGGCTTGCTGCCCGATTGATCGGTGCCCGTCCAGGGATGCGTCACCCCGCCCGCATACGGATTCTCCGGCCCCGTGGGGGGCTTGGGCGGTTCGGAAGGTTTGCAGCCGATCAGCAGTCCTGTGCCCAGCACCACCAGCGCCATACCCCTGACCCACTTGACCTTTCCCGTGTTGTTCCTTCCGTCCTTCATTCTTTCCCCTTCCACACCAGAACCCCTGCTCTCTGTTCTCACCTTCGGCTCCACACTTGAGAGAAATCTACCGTCCCGGTGGTCAGCAGGCCCGGTAATTCAGACCAGGGCTCGGGAGTTCAGTTGATTGGACTTCAGCCGATTGGTCTATCGCCAGGGTTAGCCCTGCCTATTCCACTACAGGCCCACATTGACGGCTGAGGCGTAAATATTTCGTGTATCCGCCAGGAACTGCCGCCTGATCAGATTCATCTTCTGCGGGCGTACCGGCAGGCCGTTGAACAGGAAGCCGCCGATCCCTCCCTCCCCCTCACCCACAAGCGAGGGGCGGCGGAATCGGCCGTCTCCAGGCGCCGAATTTAGAGCGGTCATGGTCCAGAAGCAGACACTTTTAGGCGTGCAGGGCGCCAAGCCGGCCCGGTCCGCACAGGACGACACTCTATCGGCGCAGGTCCACCACAGGAAAGTTGCCTTATGGAAAGGTCAATATCCCGGAGGTGGGCGGCCCCAGCAGCCCCCACATCTACTTTCAGATATCGCAATTCCGACTATGATCGGCATCGATGACAGTTCCCCTCGCCACCCTCTTCCTCGCCTGCTCCACCACAACCCACACGCCATGAAGGTGCTGCACCTGAGCAGCAGTGACCTCGGGGGTGGCGCGGCCCGGGGTGCGTACTGGCTGCATCAGGCCCTGCAGTCCCGTGCTGATACGGATTCGGCCATGCTGGTGCAGAGCAAAGTCAGCGACGACCCGGAGGTGACGGAATACCGCCCGGCCCTGGCCTCAAGACTGGCACGAAAGACTGAGCAGCTGGTGCGGGATCGGCTGCGCCCGTCACGCTACTTCTCGCCTGCCGCGCTGCGCCTTCCCATTCATCATCAGATCAATGCCCTGCAGCCCGATGTGGTGAATCTGCACTGGGTGGGCGACGGCTTTCTGAGCCCCGAGAGCCTGACAGGCATCCGGGCGCCGCTGGTGTGGACCCTGCGCGACCAGTGGCCGATGACCGGCGGCTGCCATTACGCCCAGGACTGCGGCCGCTTCGAGGCTGAATGCGGCAACTGTCCTGCCCTGAACTCCAGACACCCCGACGACTACTCACGCCGACTGCACCGCCGTAAGTCTCGCGCCTGGGATGGCCATCCCATGACCCTGGTGGCCCTCAGCCACTGGCTGGCCGACCAGGCGCGGCGCAGTTCGCTGTTGGGTGGACGCCGCACTGTGGTCATTCCCAACGCCCTGGACACAACGGTGTTTCAACCCAGTGACCAGGGCACGGCGCATTTGCGGGCGCGGCTGGGCCTGCCGGCAGACCGGCGCCTGATTCTCTTTGGGGCCATGGACCCGTTGAATGACCGCCGAAAGGGCTTCGGCGAACTGCGCCGCAGCGCTGAACTGCTGGCCCAGCGGCCAGATGCCACTTCGCTGGAACTGGTGGTGTTCGGACCACTGCACGGCCAGACCCCGCCGACGATGCCCCTGCGAACCCATTTCCTCGGCCCGGTAGACGATGACCGCGCGCTGGCCTCTCTCTATGCAGGAGCGGACCTGACGGTGATGCCTTCGCTGGAAGAAGCCTTTGGCAAGGTGGCCATGGAATCGATGGCCTGCGGCACCCCCGTGGTCTGCTTTGATGGCAGCGGCCCAGCGGACATCGTGGACCACCGCGTCAATGGTTACCTGGCCCGTCTTGGTGATGCGGCGGATCTGGCTGCTGGCATCGCCTTCCTGCTGGACCATCCCCAGCCCCGCGCACTGATGGGAGCTGCGCTGG harbors:
- a CDS encoding NPCBM/NEW2 domain-containing protein; amino-acid sequence: MNTAPKRTRLKELGLILLGMGLLIGCSSPDSPKPEPTGPENPYAGGATHPWTDGNQSGSKPIRSGENFLSEVGYTAASNAWGPIGLDRSNGSEQPGDGGPLKIGNQTFAKGIGVHANSQLTYALNGSCSTFSATVGIDAAVGAKGSVVFQVFGDEKPLTKPVKLTGMDEGELLSVPLTGVNELKLVVTDAGDGFEYDHADWANAKLSCQLTVPPVNTYQYTSIKPQPNTVAEAQGRVVGGQLYVFGGFDSLKSCCVPTDRAQRYDPATNVWTPLSPMPNGGVTHAGMATDGKDIYYAGGYITNARGTAQIFGTKAVWRYNVALDTYTPLADLPENSAAGQLEYLAGKLHYFGGTNSARTSDLNTHYVLDLNKNGTTWVPAADLLQARNHLGSAVLDGVIYAIGGQTGHDEKLKTLNTVEAYDPVSNRWEKRADMPQALSHTTNSTFVLNGRIVVAGGETAHDKPTDGVTAYDPRSNTWTALTPLPQRRVSGVAAPLGDGFVFTGGNVPDGGGTKADGWRASPVAVP
- a CDS encoding NPCBM/NEW2 domain-containing protein → MKDGRNNTGKVKWVRGMALVVLGTGLLIGCKPSEPPKPPTGPENPYAGGVTHPWTGTDQSGSKPIRSGENVLSEVGYTVASNAWGPIELDRSNGSEKPDDGGPLKIGNQTFAKGIGVHANSQLTYALNGSCSTFSATVGIDAEVGAKGSVVFQVFGDGKLLFDSGLMTGTSAAQSFSKSVAGVNQLKLVTDAGDDIAYDHADWADAKLSCKLPPDPPPANFNVALESRDGGPFADRMVFSRIGSLSSPPANGVHDRATVRVRNTGSTPLKITGLPITGPWTLDSGQSFPATIAPGSSLDVRLRFVAQSGKFHSGSVGVAVDGQTASGQSIQLAGLWQSESENNREPYLEDIVQTAFGFKTVFAPSKDNNASDGINQKGRVTPQGDEVIAPYWQRADAGKPVTVQQLAAYHTQGDAAKLRWFTKGASDSNTVLIQKGVDAQSVLPRRDGSEELAVVSFTPSAQTFGFKVDSENSDPTLNDQTKDRNNKCQDPCGQHVRFFKAKDPSGNVMPDTYLLIMDYSGINYDYNDNIYLISNLKPAPILINVGLAGNGAKITDPAGNVWVSDRDRNGYALFTPTTAKDEPAGGPNPGLDILKTDFDDLYRSYRGNVGNVPQAQRQISFNLPLENGPHTLKLHFADLAHTEIGKRIFDVTVEGQKVLPNLDIVKDAGGGNTALIKTVNTNVTGGLLTLNLSASVDYPSIAGIEILR
- a CDS encoding glycosyltransferase family 4 protein yields the protein MIGIDDSSPRHPLPRLLHHNPHAMKVLHLSSSDLGGGAARGAYWLHQALQSRADTDSAMLVQSKVSDDPEVTEYRPALASRLARKTEQLVRDRLRPSRYFSPAALRLPIHHQINALQPDVVNLHWVGDGFLSPESLTGIRAPLVWTLRDQWPMTGGCHYAQDCGRFEAECGNCPALNSRHPDDYSRRLHRRKSRAWDGHPMTLVALSHWLADQARRSSLLGGRRTVVIPNALDTTVFQPSDQGTAHLRARLGLPADRRLILFGAMDPLNDRRKGFGELRRSAELLAQRPDATSLELVVFGPLHGQTPPTMPLRTHFLGPVDDDRALASLYAGADLTVMPSLEEAFGKVAMESMACGTPVVCFDGSGPADIVDHRVNGYLARLGDAADLAAGIAFLLDHPQPRALMGAALDKVAAHYTYERQAQMYSDLYARVLEEAKWLELRPRASS